A window of Lacibacter sediminis contains these coding sequences:
- a CDS encoding TIGR01777 family oxidoreductase, whose protein sequence is MTNKKIIIAGGSGFIGEEMIRYFGKDNTIVILTRQLPNSSNNRNQYTSLTSTELSKTTFIQWDGKTIGPWHKELDGADMIVNMAGKSVNCRYTAKNKQEIIDSRVNATKIIGEAIHKLVQPPKLWINASSATIYRHAEDKPQDELTGEIKDDFSVRVCKQWEETFYEERTPFTRKAALRMAITLGSGGVMIPYFNLLKFGLGGKQGNGKQMYSWVHIEDTCRMIEYLYEHNELEGTYNCSSPNPVSNEHFMETLRKVTNTKIGLPAFEWMLKLGAFIIGTETELVLKSRWVVPTKMLQAGFVFKYPHLKDALEQVIASTPKKQYKLW, encoded by the coding sequence ATGACAAACAAAAAGATAATTATTGCAGGTGGTTCCGGCTTTATTGGGGAAGAAATGATCAGGTACTTTGGGAAAGATAATACGATTGTTATTTTAACAAGACAATTGCCCAACAGCAGTAATAACAGAAATCAATATACCAGTCTTACAAGTACTGAGCTTTCAAAAACTACTTTCATTCAGTGGGATGGAAAGACGATTGGACCATGGCACAAAGAATTAGATGGAGCAGATATGATTGTGAACATGGCAGGTAAATCTGTGAACTGCCGGTACACAGCAAAAAACAAACAGGAAATTATTGACAGCCGTGTCAATGCAACAAAAATAATTGGCGAAGCGATTCATAAACTTGTACAGCCTCCAAAGCTTTGGATCAATGCCTCGTCTGCAACTATTTATAGACATGCCGAAGACAAACCGCAGGATGAATTAACAGGCGAAATCAAAGATGACTTTTCTGTTCGTGTATGTAAGCAGTGGGAAGAAACATTTTATGAAGAAAGAACTCCATTCACAAGGAAGGCCGCATTGCGAATGGCAATTACACTTGGGTCAGGTGGAGTAATGATTCCCTATTTCAATCTACTAAAATTCGGATTGGGAGGCAAACAAGGCAACGGTAAACAAATGTATAGCTGGGTGCATATTGAAGACACTTGCAGAATGATTGAATACTTGTACGAACATAATGAGCTGGAAGGAACCTATAATTGTTCATCACCCAATCCTGTGAGCAATGAGCACTTCATGGAAACACTTAGAAAAGTAACCAATACAAAAATCGGTCTTCCCGCTTTTGAATGGATGCTGAAGTTGGGAGCATTCATCATTGGAACAGAAACTGAATTAGTGCTTAAAAGCAGATGGGTTGTTCCAACAAAAATGCTGCAAGCTGGATTTGTATTTAAGTATCCACACCTGAAGGATGCATTGGAACAGGTAATTGCATCTACTCCTAAAAAACAATACAAGCTTTGGTAA
- a CDS encoding type III polyketide synthase, which produces MSKLVSIGTAVPAFKHAQKDILQFMQEVYALDAVENRKLKFLYSQSGIDTRYSVVPDYSHKLPEWKFYPHSENLEPFPDLEHRMRWYNRYAAPLSVDAIRQCIAGKINSQQITHLITVSCTGMSAPGLDLMVMELMDLPKNIFRTSINFMGCYAAIHGLKLADMICKTDRAAKVMVVCTELCTLHFQKDASPDSIASTLLFGDGSAAALVMHDDVTAKGLHLKSFYSEIVPKGKRDMAWELSSTGFLMTLSGYIPDLIKEDFEPLVQRALQHADLQQNDISNWCIHPGGRRIVDTIHKSLQLPEGKLQACYDVLRDYGNMSSPTILFVLKELMQNSSKDESIFGAAFGPGLTMETFVASTHA; this is translated from the coding sequence TTGAGTAAACTGGTTTCCATTGGCACAGCCGTTCCGGCATTTAAACATGCGCAGAAAGATATCCTGCAGTTCATGCAGGAAGTGTATGCCTTAGATGCTGTTGAAAACAGGAAGCTGAAATTTCTGTACAGCCAAAGTGGAATTGATACACGTTACTCTGTTGTTCCCGATTACAGTCACAAATTACCTGAATGGAAGTTTTATCCGCACAGCGAAAATCTTGAACCATTTCCGGATTTAGAACATCGCATGCGTTGGTACAACCGTTATGCGGCACCGTTATCTGTTGATGCGATCAGGCAATGTATTGCAGGAAAGATAAACAGTCAGCAAATCACGCATCTTATAACAGTCAGTTGCACAGGCATGAGTGCGCCGGGTCTTGATCTGATGGTGATGGAGCTGATGGATCTTCCAAAAAATATCTTTCGCACTTCCATCAACTTCATGGGTTGCTATGCAGCCATTCACGGATTAAAGCTGGCTGATATGATTTGCAAAACCGATCGTGCTGCAAAAGTGATGGTTGTGTGTACTGAATTATGCACACTGCATTTCCAAAAAGATGCTAGTCCGGATAGTATTGCTTCCACGCTTTTATTTGGAGATGGTAGTGCTGCAGCATTGGTGATGCATGATGATGTAACTGCAAAAGGACTGCACCTGAAAAGTTTTTACAGCGAAATTGTGCCTAAAGGCAAACGGGACATGGCATGGGAACTCTCATCCACTGGCTTCTTAATGACGTTGAGCGGATATATTCCTGATCTCATTAAAGAAGATTTTGAACCGTTGGTGCAGAGAGCATTGCAACATGCAGATCTGCAACAAAACGATATCAGTAACTGGTGTATTCATCCCGGAGGAAGGCGCATTGTAGATACTATTCATAAATCGCTTCAACTACCGGAAGGAAAACTTCAGGCTTGTTATGATGTGTTGCGTGATTATGGCAACATGTCTTCTCCTACTATTCTATTTGTGCTGAAAGAATTGATGCAAAACAGCAGTAAGGATGAATCCATTTTTGGTGCCGCCTTTGGCCCTGGCTTAACAATGGAAACTTTTGTAGCTTCAACACATGCCTGA
- a CDS encoding GbsR/MarR family transcriptional regulator, translating into MKLSEAKQQFISTWGAMGTHWGINRTMAQVHALLMISPDPLTQDDVMAQLNISRGNVNMNIRDLIDWGLVDRVLIQGERKEYFTAEKDIWKVARQIIKERKKRELDPMMKLMDQLSKVDGDKKDKEVKTFLDTISGIKKFGAHADSMLDVVVKSDENWFISTALKLFK; encoded by the coding sequence ATGAAATTATCGGAAGCCAAACAACAGTTCATCAGCACCTGGGGCGCCATGGGTACACATTGGGGTATTAACCGCACCATGGCACAAGTTCATGCGTTGCTGATGATCAGTCCTGACCCTTTAACACAGGACGATGTGATGGCCCAGTTGAATATCAGCCGGGGGAATGTGAACATGAACATCCGTGACCTGATCGATTGGGGTTTGGTGGATCGTGTGCTGATCCAAGGTGAACGCAAAGAATATTTCACAGCTGAAAAAGATATCTGGAAAGTAGCACGCCAGATCATTAAAGAACGCAAGAAACGTGAATTGGATCCAATGATGAAACTGATGGATCAGTTAAGTAAAGTGGATGGCGATAAAAAAGACAAGGAAGTAAAAACATTTCTTGATACTATCAGCGGTATTAAAAAATTTGGTGCACATGCCGATAGTATGCTCGATGTTGTTGTGAAGAGTGATGAGAATTGGTTCATCAGTACAGCATTGAAGCTCTTTAAATAG
- the dnaB gene encoding replicative DNA helicase, with protein MDLTNLNKDRKTKRKAPLDLTTMVYGKVPPQAKELEEAVLGAVMLEKSAFDAISEILRPECFYVDAHQRIFRAMQGLTAKSSPIDLLTVVEELKMREELEMVGGAYYVTRLTNTVVSTANIEAHARIILQKFLQRELIRISGETIGDAYEESTDVFDLLDDAESKLFEITNNYLRKNFDSFDNVLIKTIQRIEDMRNKQEDITGVPTGFATMDKVIYGWQPSDLVILAARPAVGKTAFALNLLRNAALSASKPTPVAFFSLEMGAAQLVQRILSAESEIMLEKISRGKLEDHEVQQLYKKGIERLAKAPIFIDDSAALNIFELRAKARRLVNKHGVGLIIIDYLQLMSGSAGNKNTNREQEISTISRGLKQLAKELNIPIIALSQLSREVEKRKDGNKMPQLSDLRESGAIEQDADMVMFLYRPEYYDITSNEFGESNRGETHIRIAKHRNGSLETIKLRALLHIQKFVEDDFGDNMGGGGFGGSQGPLPGGPGMMPGGGNWKPVPSDDGPKVFVQKGSKMNDMNFDEETPF; from the coding sequence ATGGATCTTACTAATCTCAATAAAGACCGCAAAACAAAGCGGAAGGCGCCGCTTGACCTCACCACCATGGTATATGGCAAAGTTCCGCCGCAGGCGAAGGAACTTGAAGAAGCTGTACTTGGTGCCGTAATGCTCGAAAAAAGTGCTTTCGATGCTATCAGCGAAATCTTACGTCCGGAATGTTTTTATGTAGATGCACACCAACGCATCTTCCGTGCTATGCAGGGGCTTACTGCTAAGAGTTCGCCCATTGATCTGCTTACAGTGGTGGAAGAATTAAAAATGCGTGAAGAACTGGAAATGGTTGGCGGTGCTTACTATGTAACCCGATTAACCAATACCGTTGTTTCTACTGCCAACATTGAAGCGCATGCACGTATCATTCTGCAGAAATTTTTGCAGCGTGAATTGATCCGCATCAGTGGCGAAACCATTGGTGATGCATACGAAGAAAGTACCGACGTATTCGATTTGCTGGATGATGCAGAAAGCAAACTGTTTGAAATAACCAATAACTATCTCCGTAAAAACTTTGATTCGTTTGATAATGTGTTGATCAAAACCATTCAGCGGATTGAAGACATGCGGAATAAGCAGGAAGACATTACCGGTGTACCAACCGGTTTTGCTACCATGGATAAAGTGATCTACGGTTGGCAACCATCGGATCTGGTGATCCTCGCTGCACGACCTGCCGTGGGTAAAACAGCGTTTGCGTTGAACCTCCTTCGGAATGCTGCATTGAGTGCAAGTAAACCAACACCTGTTGCTTTCTTCTCACTTGAGATGGGTGCTGCACAGTTGGTGCAACGTATTCTTTCTGCCGAAAGTGAGATCATGCTGGAAAAAATTTCCCGTGGTAAACTGGAAGATCATGAAGTGCAGCAGTTGTACAAAAAAGGTATTGAACGTTTAGCGAAAGCGCCCATCTTTATTGATGACAGTGCTGCTCTGAATATTTTTGAATTACGTGCCAAAGCCCGCCGACTTGTAAACAAACATGGCGTAGGTTTAATCATTATCGATTACTTGCAGTTGATGAGTGGAAGTGCCGGTAATAAAAATACCAACCGTGAACAGGAGATCAGTACTATTTCAAGGGGCTTGAAACAACTCGCCAAGGAATTGAACATTCCCATCATTGCACTTTCGCAGTTGAGTCGTGAAGTAGAGAAACGTAAAGATGGTAACAAGATGCCACAGTTGAGTGATCTCCGTGAATCGGGTGCCATTGAACAGGATGCCGATATGGTGATGTTCCTGTATCGTCCCGAGTACTATGATATTACATCGAACGAATTTGGTGAAAGCAATCGTGGTGAAACACATATTCGTATTGCGAAGCACAGGAACGGTTCGTTGGAAACGATCAAGCTGAGAGCTTTACTTCATATCCAGAAATTTGTGGAAGATGATTTTGGTGATAATATGGGAGGTGGCGGATTTGGTGGTTCACAGGGGCCATTACCTGGCGGACCAGGTATGATGCCCGGTGGCGGAAACTGGAAACCGGTACCAAGTGATGATGGTCCGAAAGTATTTGTTCAGAAAGGCAGTAAAATGAATGATATGAACTTCGATGAGGAAACGCCGTTTTAG
- a CDS encoding ribonuclease H-like YkuK family protein — MKWRKFNGEHIRIPIKEEVRAAIIRETGKGFRLKVCVGTDSQVKGMETEFATVIVFLREGHGGFMFIHNEKTRQKYSIKERMLVEVAKSIEIAYELCDLFTEYDVDMEVHADINTNPHFKSNEALREAMGYILGMGFAFKAKPEAFASSSCANKIVN, encoded by the coding sequence ATGAAATGGAGAAAATTCAATGGCGAGCATATCCGCATTCCGATCAAGGAAGAGGTACGTGCCGCCATTATAAGAGAAACCGGCAAAGGCTTTCGCCTGAAAGTTTGTGTTGGTACCGACAGCCAGGTAAAAGGAATGGAAACAGAGTTTGCAACGGTCATTGTTTTTCTACGTGAAGGTCATGGCGGCTTCATGTTCATTCACAACGAAAAAACAAGACAGAAGTATTCCATTAAAGAACGTATGCTTGTTGAAGTTGCAAAGAGTATTGAAATTGCTTATGAGCTTTGCGACCTCTTTACAGAGTATGATGTGGATATGGAAGTACATGCCGACATCAACACCAACCCTCACTTCAAAAGCAATGAAGCATTGCGTGAAGCAATGGGTTATATCCTTGGTATGGGCTTTGCCTTTAAAGCCAAACCTGAAGCTTTCGCCAGCAGCAGCTGTGCCAATAAAATTGTGAACTGA
- a CDS encoding methyltransferase domain-containing protein produces the protein MPDLTKRSYQKELLDGDDILFDDIKQNMQELDVINTWLGGHQITIKGFQHFISRLSHPPVLSLSKDGVAHPQTLQICEIGCGGGDNLRAIQQYCKKKNINIKLIGIDINPHCIAYAHSRRENEGIEFICSDYSTAAFTQKPDIIFSSLFCHHFSEDELQFQFMWMKNNSTLGFFVNDLHRHVLAYYSIKLLTNLFSKSYLVKNDAPLSVARGFKREELIQLCDRPSINNHQLKWMWAFRWLLIYKHD, from the coding sequence ATGCCTGATCTCACGAAACGATCATATCAAAAAGAACTACTCGATGGCGATGATATTCTGTTTGATGACATCAAACAGAATATGCAGGAACTGGATGTGATCAATACTTGGCTAGGTGGACACCAGATCACTATCAAAGGCTTTCAACATTTCATTAGCAGACTCAGTCACCCGCCAGTCCTGAGCTTGTCGAAGGATGGGGTGGCTCACCCGCAAACACTTCAAATTTGTGAAATTGGCTGTGGTGGTGGCGATAATCTGAGAGCCATCCAACAATACTGTAAAAAGAAAAACATCAATATAAAACTGATCGGTATTGATATCAACCCACATTGCATTGCCTATGCACATTCAAGAAGAGAAAATGAAGGCATTGAATTTATCTGCTCAGATTATTCCACAGCAGCATTCACGCAAAAACCCGATATTATTTTTTCTTCGTTGTTCTGTCATCATTTTAGTGAGGATGAATTACAATTTCAATTCATGTGGATGAAGAACAATTCAACACTTGGTTTTTTTGTGAATGATCTACACAGGCATGTGCTTGCTTATTATTCCATCAAACTGTTGACCAACCTTTTTTCAAAATCATATCTTGTAAAAAACGATGCACCATTGAGTGTTGCAAGAGGATTTAAACGGGAAGAACTTATTCAACTTTGTGATCGACCATCTATCAACAACCATCAATTAAAATGGATGTGGGCTTTTCGTTGGTTATTGATTTATAAACATGACTGA
- a CDS encoding CoA-binding protein: protein MSKKTLVLGASDNSSRYSYLAIQRLRNKGHEVVGIGKHTGTVDDVTIETTKQPVEELDTVTLYLNPLHQKEYYDYILSLKPKRIIFNPGAENEELKQLALQNNIQPMEACTLVLLSTGQY from the coding sequence ATGAGCAAAAAAACACTTGTACTCGGCGCCTCTGATAACAGTTCACGGTACAGCTATCTTGCCATACAACGTCTTCGCAATAAAGGCCACGAAGTAGTTGGTATTGGTAAGCATACAGGAACTGTTGATGATGTAACAATTGAAACAACAAAGCAACCTGTTGAAGAGCTCGATACTGTTACGCTCTACCTCAATCCTCTTCATCAAAAAGAATATTACGATTATATTCTTTCGCTCAAACCAAAACGCATCATCTTTAACCCGGGTGCTGAAAATGAAGAGCTGAAACAACTTGCGCTTCAAAATAATATTCAGCCAATGGAAGCCTGTACATTGGTGTTATTAAGTACCGGGCAATATTAA
- a CDS encoding RsmE family RNA methyltransferase: protein MALPFFYIETFDATQQLITLNEETSKHVVQVLRMQVGEQLNLTDGKGSMLTAAISDAHKKHCVVQVKAVSYQPQAARKITIAVSLVKNASRFEWFLEKATEIGVTEIIPLLCERTERQHFRYDRMKGIVVSAMLQSQQRWLSLLHEPMKFENALRLTPSSDGILKLIAHCEETERNSLNKILSEAEGSNCIILIGPEGDFTNEEINLAIAAEFKPVMLGETRLRTETAGVVAAALLCIA from the coding sequence ATGGCTCTACCATTTTTTTATATTGAAACTTTTGATGCAACTCAGCAACTCATTACGTTGAATGAAGAAACTTCCAAACACGTAGTGCAGGTATTGCGTATGCAGGTGGGTGAGCAATTGAATTTAACAGATGGGAAAGGAAGTATGCTCACTGCTGCAATCAGCGATGCACATAAGAAACATTGCGTGGTGCAGGTAAAGGCTGTAAGCTATCAGCCACAAGCTGCTCGCAAAATAACTATCGCAGTTTCTTTGGTTAAGAATGCAAGTCGGTTTGAATGGTTTTTGGAAAAGGCAACAGAGATCGGTGTTACAGAAATTATTCCGTTGCTGTGCGAACGCACGGAACGACAACATTTCCGTTATGATCGTATGAAAGGAATAGTAGTAAGTGCAATGTTACAAAGCCAGCAAAGATGGTTGTCTCTTTTGCATGAGCCAATGAAATTTGAAAATGCACTTCGCCTGACGCCCTCGTCTGACGGAATACTGAAACTGATCGCTCATTGCGAAGAAACAGAAAGGAATTCATTGAATAAAATCCTGAGCGAAGCCGAAGGGTCAAATTGTATAATACTGATCGGTCCTGAAGGTGATTTCACCAATGAGGAAATTAATCTGGCAATTGCTGCAGAATTTAAACCGGTTATGTTAGGTGAAACGAGATTAAGAACCGAAACTGCAGGAGTAGTTGCTGCTGCATTATTATGTATTGCCTAA
- a CDS encoding NAD(P)/FAD-dependent oxidoreductase — MTDKHYDIAIIGGGLAGLALAIQSAKQGYKVVLFEKETYPYHKVCGEYISMESWNYLEWLGIPLSQLHLPIIKQLEVSSPEGNIFQHELPLGGFGISRYKLDEMLATIARQHHVHLLEETKVNDVIFHDNTFIIHSTAGEFTATVAAGCFGKRCNLDVKWNRNFVQQKPNKLNNYIGVKYHININRPADVIALHNFKNGYCGISQIEDGKFCLCYLTTAVNLQKSNNNIEQMEKNILCKNPQLKKIFAEAEFLYKTPVTISQISFDQKQQVEHHVLMIGDAGGMITPLCGNGMSMAMHGSKLAFEQVHAFLQQQITRQQMEECYSRNWQQQFAKRLKTGRLIQGLFGKPSITNLFINSVKTLPFLAKPLIRLTHGRSY; from the coding sequence ATGACTGACAAGCATTACGATATTGCAATCATTGGTGGCGGCCTTGCCGGATTGGCTCTAGCCATTCAATCAGCAAAGCAAGGTTATAAAGTTGTGTTGTTTGAAAAAGAAACATATCCCTATCACAAGGTTTGCGGCGAATACATCAGTATGGAAAGCTGGAACTATCTTGAATGGTTAGGAATTCCGTTATCACAACTCCATTTACCGATCATCAAACAACTGGAAGTATCGTCGCCTGAGGGAAATATCTTTCAACATGAATTGCCGCTTGGTGGTTTTGGCATCAGTCGTTATAAACTGGATGAAATGCTGGCCACCATTGCCCGGCAACACCATGTTCATTTACTGGAAGAAACAAAAGTGAACGATGTAATTTTTCACGACAATACATTCATTATTCATTCAACTGCCGGTGAGTTTACTGCAACAGTTGCAGCAGGTTGTTTCGGCAAACGATGTAATCTTGATGTTAAATGGAATCGAAATTTTGTACAGCAAAAACCAAATAAACTCAACAACTATATCGGCGTTAAATATCATATCAACATCAATCGGCCGGCTGATGTAATTGCGTTGCACAATTTCAAAAATGGATACTGTGGTATTTCACAAATTGAAGATGGAAAATTTTGTCTTTGTTATTTAACCACTGCTGTTAATTTGCAAAAAAGCAATAACAATATTGAACAGATGGAGAAAAACATCCTCTGCAAAAACCCACAGCTCAAAAAAATATTTGCTGAAGCTGAATTTCTATACAAGACTCCTGTTACCATTTCACAGATCAGCTTTGATCAAAAGCAACAAGTAGAACATCACGTGTTGATGATTGGCGATGCAGGTGGCATGATCACGCCACTTTGTGGCAACGGTATGAGCATGGCCATGCACGGAAGTAAACTGGCGTTTGAACAGGTGCATGCGTTTCTGCAACAGCAAATCACACGGCAGCAAATGGAAGAATGCTACAGCCGCAACTGGCAACAGCAGTTTGCCAAACGTTTAAAAACCGGCCGCCTGATTCAAGGGCTCTTTGGCAAGCCAAGCATCACCAATCTCTTCATCAATTCAGTCAAAACGCTGCCCTTCCTAGCCAAACCGTTGATACGTCTCACACACGGCCGATCCTATTAA
- a CDS encoding UbiA family prenyltransferase → MIRKSTIQLLRFHFSIFLMPVYWFALTQLVNINRTNALLIFIILHVLVYPSSNGYNSYMDRDNSPIGGLANPLQPTKQLYYTTVAMDVLAVALSFIISYWFAVGILIYIIGSRLYSYRGVRLKQYPIIGYLTVITLQGGLVFWMVYHGSSVMLKTGMPIAGMIAASLLIGGFYPLTQIYQHKQDKEDGVTTISYLLGYRKTFVFCAVVYSVAMMFVGYTFFSSLMIKEFFILAIFFLPILVYFLWWAVKVWKDESFADFKHTMQMNVLASICTNAAFITILIMNQFE, encoded by the coding sequence ATGATCAGGAAAAGTACTATACAGCTGTTACGATTTCATTTCTCCATTTTCTTAATGCCGGTATATTGGTTTGCATTAACTCAATTGGTAAACATCAACCGGACAAATGCGTTATTGATCTTTATCATTCTTCATGTGCTTGTGTACCCATCCAGCAATGGTTATAACAGTTATATGGACAGGGACAACTCTCCTATTGGTGGCCTTGCAAACCCATTGCAGCCAACAAAGCAATTATATTATACAACAGTTGCTATGGATGTTTTAGCTGTTGCACTGTCATTCATTATCAGTTACTGGTTTGCAGTTGGAATACTTATTTATATCATTGGGTCAAGGCTATACAGCTATCGTGGTGTAAGGCTGAAACAGTATCCAATTATTGGTTATCTCACAGTAATTACGCTGCAAGGTGGTTTGGTTTTCTGGATGGTTTATCATGGATCATCAGTGATGCTTAAAACAGGCATGCCTATTGCAGGTATGATTGCAGCAAGCTTGCTGATCGGCGGGTTTTATCCGCTTACACAAATTTATCAGCATAAGCAGGATAAAGAAGATGGAGTGACAACCATCAGTTACCTGCTGGGCTATCGCAAAACCTTTGTATTCTGCGCCGTTGTTTACTCTGTTGCCATGATGTTTGTTGGTTATACCTTCTTTTCATCACTGATGATAAAAGAATTTTTCATCCTGGCCATCTTTTTCCTCCCCATTCTCGTTTATTTCTTATGGTGGGCAGTGAAAGTGTGGAAGGACGAAAGTTTTGCAGATTTTAAACATACGATGCAAATGAACGTTTTGGCAAGTATATGCACCAACGCAGCATTTATAACGATCTTAATCATGAATCAATTTGAGTAA